From the Primulina tabacum isolate GXHZ01 chromosome 3, ASM2559414v2, whole genome shotgun sequence genome, one window contains:
- the LOC142539243 gene encoding abscisic-aldehyde oxidase, whose protein sequence is MASPEDGSLVFTVNGERFEVPEIDPSTTLLEFLRSRTRFKSVKLGCGEGGCGACVVILSKYDPMLQQVESFTVSSCLTLLCSINGCSVTTSEGIGNSKDGFHPIHQRFSGFHASQCGFCTPGMCMSLFSALVNAEKKKQSQAPHGFSKLTVSEAEKAITGNLCRCTGYRPIADACKSFAADVDLEDLGINSFWKRGESEEVKVSRLPPYDPKDHTCSYSDLKDGYKSLKLLNSKRYSWFSPVSINELQDLLHSDLVKDCGRTKLVVGNTGNAYYKETVEYDRYIDLRYIPELSAIRKDHSGIELGAALSISKVISYLKPENHGYPISDGDLVFMNIANLMEKIGTGFVRNSASLGGNLVMAQRKYFPSDIATLLLAVDSSVSLLTGQKHERITMEEFLYRPPLGTNGILISVNIPFFEPTRVSGSVQTTSKLSFETYRAAPRPLGNALPYLNAAFFADFSQNKSGIFLNKVRLSFGAYGTRHAMRARKVEEYLAGQTLTEFVLDEAVKSVKAAVVSGEGTAHAAYRSSLAVGFLFEFLNSLNIISSSESCGSFEDSSKSLLGGAANGNNDHNNGCIQHTELLSSAKQVVESSKDNYPVGEPIKKFGAAIQASGEAVFVDDIPPPPDCLYGAFIYSNKPLVRVKGVSFKSNKLPTGVAAVISVKDIPSKGENIGTRSIFGTEYLFAGDVARCAGDLIAFVIGDTQKHANLAAKMAIVEYDTEGLDPPILTVEEAVERSSFFDVPSFLYPAKVGDFSKGMAEADHRILAAEIKLGSQYYFYMETQSALAIPDEDNCMVVYSSTQCPEFAHMVIAECLGIPEHNVRVITRRVGGGFGGKALKAMPVATACALAAYTLRRPVKTYLDRKTDMIIAGGRHPIKITYDVGYKSDGKITALHLDILINAGIKTDISPVMPNNITGALKKYDWGALSFSFKVCKTNHSSKSAMRAPGEVQGSYIAEAIIEHVASSLSMEPDLVRNKNFHTYESLKLFYGDAAGDLVEYTLPSIWDKVATSSRFLERIQNIELFNHSNMWRKRGISRVPVVNEVLVRGAPGKVSILWDGSIVVEVGGIELGQGLWTKVKQVTAYALSSIQCEGTEDLVERIRVVQSDTLSLVQGGFTAGSTTSESSCAAVRLCCDVLVERLAPLKKTLQDQMGSVKWDALILQAHYQSVHLAANSFFVPDSSSVKYLTHGAAVSEVEINILTGGTTILRSDIVYDCGQSMNPAVDLGQIEGAFVQGLGFFMLEEYLINENGLVVADSTWTYKIPTIDTIPKQFNVEVLNTGHNQKRVLSSKACGEPPLVLAASVHCATRAAIKEARKQLKSWGAVEGIDTTFVLDVPATMPTVKRLCGLDTVETYLKYLRSRG, encoded by the exons ATGGCATCACCAGAAGACGGCTCTCTGGTTTTCACTGTCAACGGAGAGAGATTTGAGGTCCCTGAAATCGATCCTTCCACTACTTTGCTCGAGTTTTTGCGCTCAAGAACCCGTTTTAAAAGTGTAAAGCTTGGCTGCGGTGAAG GTGGTTGTGGAGCCTGTGTTGTCATTCTGTCGAAATATGATCCAATGCTTCAGCAGGTCGAAAGTTTTACTGTGAGTTCATGTCTTACACTTCTTTGCAGCATAAATGGTTGTTCAGTTACTACAAGTGAAGGCATTGGAAATAGTAAAGATGGTTTCCATCCGATCCATCAAAGATTTTCTGGCTTCCATGCATCACAATGTGGCTTTTGCACCCCTGGAATGTGCATGTCACTTTTTTCAGCACTTGTGAATGCTGAAAAGAAGAAACAGTCTCAAGCTCCCCATGGATTTTCCAAGCTGACAGTTTCTGAGGCGGAAAAAGCTATAACAGGAAACCTCTGTCGATGTACCGGATATCGACCCATTGCCGATGCCTGCAAAAGTTTTGCTGCTGATGTAGATTTGGAGGATTTGGGTATTAATTCATTTTGGAAAAGGGGAGAGTCAGAGGAAGTTAAAGTAAGTAGATTACCGCCTTATGATCCAAAGGATCACACATGTTCATATTCAGATTTGAAAGATGGATACAAGTCCTTGAAGCTCTTGAATTCTAAACGATATTCTTGGTTTAGTCCGGTAAGTATTAATGAGCTTCAAGACTTGTTGCACTCTGATTTGGTTAAAGATTGTGGAAGGACTAAGCTAGTTGTCGGAAACACTGGTAACGCTTATTATAAGGAAACGGTGGAATATGACAGGTACATTGATCTGAGGTATATCCCAGAGCTTTCAGCAATTAGAAAGGATCACTCAGGGATTGAACTTGGAGCAGCTTTGTCGATTTCCAAGGTTATAAGTTATTTGAAGCCAGAAAATCACGGCTACCCCATCTCAGATGGAGACCTTGTGTTTATGAACATAGCCAATCTTATGGAAAAGATTGGCACAGGATTCGTTAGGAACTCCGCTAGTTTAGGAGGCAATTTGGTAATGGCACAAAGGAAGTATTTTCCCTCAGATATAGCTACTTTACTTCTCGCAGTGGATTCTAGTGTCAGTCTTCTGACAGGTCAAAAACACGAAAGAATTACAATGGAAGAATTCTTGTATAGGCCACCTCTGGGCACGAACGGAATTCTTATAAGTGTTAATATTCCATTTTTTGAACCAACAAGAGTTAGTGGTTCAGTTCAAACTACTTCAAAATTGTCTTTTGAAACGTATCGAGCTGCACCACGGCCTCTTGGAAATGCATTGCCCTACTTGAATGCTGCATTTTTTGCtgatttttctcaaaataaaagtggcatttttttaaataaagtgCGGTTATCTTTTGGTGCTTATGGAACAAGACACGCAATGAGGGCGAGGAAAGTTGAAGAATATCTGGCTGGACAAACACTTACTGAATTTGTTCTCGATGAAGCAGTCAAGTCAGTAAAAGCTGCTGTGGTATCTGGAGAGGGCACTGCACATGCTGCTTATAGATCGAGCCTAGCGGTCGGTTTTCTTTTTGAATTTCTGAATAGCTTAAATATTATTAGTTCTTCTGAATCTTGTGGATCATTTGAGGATTCGAGCAAATCTTTGCTGGGAGGAGCTGCAAATGGTAACAATGATCACAATAATGGTTGTATACAACACACAGAATTGTTGTCATCTGCAAAACAGGTTGTGGAATCTAGTAAAGATAATTATCCTGTGGGTGAACCAATTAAAAAATTTGGTGCTGCCATCCAAGCTTCTG GTGAGGCCGTGTTTGTGGATGACATTCCACCACCCCCAGATTGCCTGTATGGAGCATTTATTTACAGCAATAAACCTTTAGTGCGAGTTAAAGGTGTCTCTTTCAAGTCCAACAAACTACCAACTGGGGTTGCTGCTGTCATCTCTGTCAAAGATATACCAAGCAAAGGTGAGAATATAGGGACTCGATCCATTTTTGGTACTGAATATTTGTTTGCTGGGGATGTTGCAAGGTGCGCCGGTGACCTGATTGCTTTTGTG ATTGGAGACACCCAAAAGCATGCGAATCTGGCTGCCAAAATGGCTATTGTTGAATACGATACGGAAGGTTTGGATCCTCCCATCTTAACTGTTGAAGAGGCTGTTGAAAGATCAAGTTTTTTTGATGTTCCTTCTTTTTTATACCCGGCAAAGGTTGGTGATTTTTCTAAAGGAATGGCTGAAGCTGATCACAGGATCCTCGCTGCTGAG ATCAAACTTGGTTCACAATACTACTTTTATATGGAAACGCAATCCGCGTTAGCAATTCCTGATGAAGACAACTGCATGGTGGTTTATTCTTCAACTCAGTGCCCCGAGTTTGCACATATGGTAATTGCAGAATGTCTCGGTATACCAGAGCATAATGTCCGTGTTATTACAAGACGAGTAGGCGGAGGTTTTGGGGGAAAGGCGCTAAAAGCAATGCCC GTTGCTACGGCATGCGCACTTGCTGCTTATACATTGCGCCGTCCAGTCAAAACATATCTAGATCGAAAGACAGATATGATTATTGCAGGAGGAAGACATCCTATAAAGATAACATACGATGTAGGATATAAATCAGATGGAAAGATCACAGCTCTGCACCTTGACATACTGATAAATGCAGGGATAAAAACTGATATAAGCCCTGTAATGCCAAACAACATAACAGGCGCGCTTAAAAAGTATGATTGGGGAGCATTATCATTTAGTTTTAAAGTGTGCAAGACAAACCACTCTAGCAAATCTGCTATGCGGGCGCCTGGGGAGGTGCAGGGATCttatattgccgaagctatcaTAGAGCATGTAGCATCATCGTTGTCAATGGAACCAGATTTAGTCAggaataaaaattttcatacatACGAAAGCCTCAAGTTATTTTACGGGGACGCAGCTGGGGACTTGGTGGAGTATACTTTACCTTCTATATGGGATAAGGTGGCAACATCATCAAGATTTCTCGAAAGGATTCAGAACATAGAACTGTTTAATCACAGCAATATGTGGCGTAAAAGAGGTATTTCTCGTGTACCGGTTGTGAATGAAGTTCTTGTAAGAGGAGCTCCAGGGAAAGTAAGTATTCTTTGGGACGGATCAATTGTTGTAGAAGTTGGAGGCATAGAACTAGGCCAGGGGCTTTGGACAAAGGTGAAACAAGTAACTGCTTATGCACTTAGTTCCATACAATGTGAGGGAACTGAAGACTTAGTCGAGAGAATACGAGTTGTACAATCTGACACTCTTAGCTTGGTGCAAGGAGGTTTTACGGCTGGTAGCACTACGTCGGAATCTAGCTGTGCAGCAGTTAGACTATGCTGTGATGTCTTGGTCGAGAGACTCGCCCCACTTAAGAAAACTTTACAAGACCAAATGGGGTCTGTGAAATGGGATGCTCTTATTCTTCAG GCACATTACCAATCTGTACACTTAGCAGCAAACTCATTCTTCGTCCCTGATTCGAGTTCTGTAAAATACTTGACTCACGGTGCAGCTGTGAGTGAG GTAGAGATAAATATCCTGACAGGAGGAACAACGATATTGAGGTCAGATATTGTATACGATTGTGGCCAGAGCATGAACCCAGCTGTGGATTTGGGACAG ATTGAAGGTGCATTTGTCCAAGGACTTGGATTTTTCATGCTTGAAGAATACCTTATCAATGAAAACGGATTGGTGGTTGCAGACAGCACATGGACATACAAGATTCCAACAATCGACACCATACCTAAACAGTTCAATGTCGAGGTGCTTAACACCGGACATAACCAAAAACGTGTTCTCTCGTCAAAGG CTTGTGGTGAACCCCCGCTGGTGCTAGCAGCATCAGTTCACTGCGCTACGAGGGCAGCCATTAAAGAAGCTCGGAAACAACTCAAATCTTGGGGAGCAGTCGAGGGGATTGATACAACTTTCGTGCTAGATGTCCCCGCGACCATGCCTACTGTCAAGAGACTTTGTGGCTTGGATACAGTGGAAACTTACCTCAAGTACTTGCGATCGCGTGGCTAA
- the LOC142539244 gene encoding uncharacterized protein LOC142539244 isoform X2: MPIVLGMCLSINTFYGLSIGTIPSSTILFDHPISQAEDLRLWVAANRQYADTVISEKLYEKAYQSVDRPLNFQIRKISQILSLAETLKSFWVKAGLKMSDSQQCLYFLSCPSLYQVLWSCLRIRIHLLLRKQYFPKPNTTITLPSRII, from the exons ATGCCTATAGTTTTAGGGATGTGCCTTTCTATTAACACTTTCTACG GGTTATCCATCGGCACGATACCAAGTAGTACTATTTTGTTTGACCATCCAATCTCACAGGCTGAAGACTTGCGTTTGTG GGTAGCAGCTAACAGACAATATGCAGACACTGTTATTTCTGAAAAATTGTACGAGAAAGCATATCAAAGCGTTGATAGACCGTTAAATTTCCAGATTCGCAAGATCAGCCAAATCCTTAGCTTGGCCGAAACA CTTAAGTCTTTCTGGGTAAAAGCTGGGCTTAAAATGTCAGATTCACAGCAATGTTTGTACTTTTTATCATGTCCAAGCTTGTACCAAGTCTTGTGGAGCTGCTTAAGGATACGAATTCACTTGCTTTTACGCAAACAATACTTTCCCAAGCCCAATACCACT ATTACGCTTCCAAGCAGAATTATCTGA